A window of the Microbacterium sp. LWH13-1.2 genome harbors these coding sequences:
- the mmsB gene encoding multiple monosaccharide ABC transporter permease gives MTGVSNLFSLATRNLRQSGILVAFIAIVAFFAILNPTFLSPGNLTNIVLQYSYILILAIGMVIVIIAGHIDLSVGSVVALTGATAAVIVIRGQQPWWVGVLAAIAVGLLVGAWQGFWVAYVGIPAFIVTLAGMLLFRGLTFIVLSNVSLSPFGGTYYSIANGFINGLFGGYGVDVFTLAIFAIGVVGYAVWQVRGRRSKLAHQQSVEALGWFVAKIAIIAIVVMWFGYQLSISRGLPFVLIILAVLIIAYSVITQKSVFGRHVYAIGGNLHAALLSGVNVRRVNFWIFVNMGLLAGIAGVVFSSRTNGAQPGAGNMFELDAIAACFIGGAAVTGGIGRVGGAIVGGLIMAVMSNGMQLMGLDQATQQVVKGLVLLIAVAFDVWNKRRAGASR, from the coding sequence ATGACCGGCGTCAGCAACCTCTTCAGCCTCGCGACGCGGAACCTCCGCCAGAGCGGCATCCTGGTCGCCTTCATCGCGATCGTCGCGTTCTTCGCGATCTTGAACCCGACGTTCCTGTCGCCGGGCAACCTCACGAACATCGTGCTGCAGTACTCGTACATCCTGATCCTCGCGATCGGCATGGTGATCGTGATCATCGCCGGGCACATCGACCTGTCGGTTGGCTCGGTGGTCGCGCTCACCGGCGCCACGGCCGCAGTGATCGTGATCCGCGGACAGCAGCCGTGGTGGGTGGGTGTGCTCGCCGCCATCGCCGTGGGGCTTCTCGTCGGCGCCTGGCAGGGATTCTGGGTCGCGTACGTCGGGATCCCGGCGTTCATCGTGACCTTGGCCGGCATGCTCCTGTTCCGCGGTCTCACCTTCATCGTGCTCAGCAACGTCTCGCTGTCGCCCTTCGGCGGCACCTACTACTCGATCGCGAACGGGTTCATAAACGGGCTGTTCGGCGGCTACGGGGTCGACGTGTTCACGCTGGCGATCTTCGCGATCGGCGTCGTCGGCTACGCGGTCTGGCAGGTGCGAGGCCGACGCTCGAAACTCGCCCACCAGCAGTCGGTGGAGGCTTTGGGCTGGTTCGTGGCCAAGATCGCCATCATCGCCATCGTCGTGATGTGGTTCGGATACCAGCTCTCCATCAGTCGCGGCCTGCCGTTCGTGCTGATCATCCTGGCGGTGCTGATCATCGCGTACTCGGTGATCACCCAGAAGAGCGTCTTCGGCCGTCACGTGTACGCGATCGGCGGCAACCTGCATGCAGCCCTCCTCAGCGGAGTCAACGTCCGCAGGGTCAACTTCTGGATCTTCGTGAACATGGGACTGCTCGCCGGCATCGCCGGCGTGGTCTTCTCCTCGCGCACGAACGGCGCGCAACCGGGCGCCGGCAACATGTTCGAGCTCGATGCGATCGCAGCCTGCTTCATCGGCGGCGCAGCTGTGACCGGCGGCATCGGCCGGGTCGGCGGCGCGATCGTCGGCGGACTGATCATGGCCGTCATGAGCAATGGCATGCAGTTGATGGGGCTCGACCAGGCCACCCAGCAGGTCGTCAAGGGTCTCGTCCTGCTGATCGCGGTCGCCTTCGACGTGTGGAACAAGCGTCGTGCCGGAGCCAGCCGTTGA
- the chvE gene encoding multiple monosaccharide ABC transporter substrate-binding protein produces MKKKYALAALGLVGALALAGCGGGGAGSTGGSSGSEGADKGDMLIGVSMPTETSERWIADGDAVQAGLEDAGYQVELQYAGDDIPTQGQQIDQMITKGADLLIIAAIDGTALSSQLDAAAAANIPVISYDRLIRDSEHVDFYVTFDNYKVGVQQATSLLVGLGVLDADGKETGEKGPFNIELFAGSLDDNNAHFFWQGAMDTLQPFIDDGVLAVPSGQVEIEQAATLRWQQETAQKRMEDLLTSTYGNGTTLDGVLSPYDGLSRGIITALQGTGGFGATIADGLPVVTGQDAEIASVSLIDKGVQFSSIFKDTRKLAEQSVVAAEAMLEGDEPEANDTETYDNGVKVVPSFLLQSDIVYKDNITSLLVDSGYWTQAEVDSGVSE; encoded by the coding sequence ATGAAGAAGAAGTATGCACTGGCCGCACTCGGCTTGGTCGGGGCACTCGCCCTGGCTGGCTGTGGCGGTGGTGGAGCAGGCTCGACCGGCGGATCGTCAGGATCCGAAGGCGCCGACAAGGGAGACATGCTCATCGGCGTCTCGATGCCGACCGAGACGTCGGAACGCTGGATCGCCGACGGCGATGCCGTGCAGGCGGGGCTGGAGGATGCCGGCTACCAGGTCGAGCTGCAGTATGCAGGAGACGACATCCCGACCCAGGGACAGCAGATCGACCAGATGATCACCAAGGGCGCCGACCTGCTGATCATCGCCGCGATCGACGGGACCGCGCTGTCGTCGCAGCTGGATGCCGCAGCGGCCGCCAACATCCCCGTGATCTCCTACGATCGCCTGATCCGCGACAGCGAGCATGTCGACTTCTACGTGACGTTCGACAACTACAAGGTCGGCGTCCAGCAGGCGACCTCGCTGCTCGTGGGCCTCGGCGTTCTCGACGCCGACGGCAAGGAGACCGGTGAGAAGGGCCCGTTCAACATCGAGCTCTTCGCCGGGTCTCTCGACGACAACAACGCGCACTTCTTCTGGCAGGGCGCGATGGACACGCTGCAGCCGTTCATCGACGACGGCGTGCTCGCCGTGCCCTCCGGACAGGTGGAGATCGAACAGGCCGCGACACTGCGCTGGCAGCAGGAGACCGCGCAGAAGCGCATGGAGGACCTGCTGACGTCGACGTACGGAAACGGAACGACGCTGGATGGAGTGCTGTCGCCGTATGACGGCCTCTCTCGCGGCATCATCACCGCGCTGCAGGGCACCGGTGGATTCGGCGCGACGATCGCCGACGGCCTGCCGGTCGTCACCGGACAGGATGCCGAGATCGCATCCGTCTCGCTCATCGACAAGGGCGTGCAGTTCTCGTCGATCTTCAAGGACACGCGCAAGCTCGCCGAGCAGTCGGTCGTCGCCGCTGAGGCGATGCTCGAGGGCGACGAGCCGGAGGCGAACGACACGGAGACCTACGACAACGGCGTGAAGGTCGTGCCCTCCTTCCTGCTGCAGTCCGACATCGTCTACAAGGACAACATCACGTCCCTGCTGGTCGACTCGGGCTACTGGACGCAGGCCGAGGTCGACTCGGGCGTCTCCGAATAA
- the mmsA gene encoding multiple monosaccharide ABC transporter ATP-binding protein translates to MTTPILQMREIEKSFPGVKALQGVSLDVNRGEILAICGENGAGKSTLMKVLSGVYPHGTYDGEIVYEGEVAAFGAINDSEQKGIVIIHQELALIPHLSVAENIFLGNERRAKNGLIDWDRANAEASALLAQVGLDENPTTPVAQLGVGKQQLVEIAKALSKNVRLLILDEPTAALNDTDSAHLLDLLRRLRDDGMTSIIISHKLNEISEIADRTTIIRDGRSIETLDMKDPASTQERIIRGMVGRDLAHRYPERTPNLGEEVLRIENWSVSHPTQPGRIMVDDASLNVRAGEVVGIAGLMGAGRTELAMSVFGRTYGRHARGKVFVRGKEVNTSTTSAAIRAGIAYATEDRKRFGLNLIDDIRHNITMASLRLISPGGWIDANRELQVAEQYRAELNIKTPSVLQLVGNLSGGNQQKVVLSKWIQTAPDVLILDEPTRGIDVGAKYEIYTIINRLAAEGKAVLVISSELPELLGICDRIYTLAFGRITGELPAAQATQENLMHLMTLERTATR, encoded by the coding sequence ATGACGACACCGATTCTGCAGATGCGGGAGATCGAGAAGAGCTTTCCCGGTGTGAAGGCGCTTCAGGGCGTCAGCCTCGACGTGAACCGCGGCGAGATCCTCGCGATCTGCGGCGAGAACGGTGCGGGCAAGTCCACCCTGATGAAGGTGCTCTCCGGTGTGTATCCGCACGGCACCTACGACGGCGAGATCGTCTACGAAGGCGAGGTGGCGGCCTTCGGCGCGATCAACGACTCCGAGCAGAAGGGAATCGTGATCATCCATCAGGAGCTCGCGCTGATCCCCCATCTCAGCGTCGCCGAGAACATCTTCCTCGGCAATGAGCGCCGGGCGAAGAACGGTCTCATCGACTGGGACCGCGCGAACGCCGAGGCATCCGCTCTGCTCGCGCAGGTGGGCCTGGATGAGAATCCGACGACTCCCGTCGCGCAACTCGGCGTCGGCAAACAGCAGCTCGTCGAGATCGCCAAGGCGCTGTCGAAGAACGTGCGCCTGCTGATCCTCGACGAGCCGACGGCGGCACTGAACGACACGGACTCCGCACACCTGCTCGATCTGCTGCGCCGCCTGCGCGACGACGGCATGACGTCGATCATCATCTCGCACAAGCTCAATGAGATCTCCGAGATCGCCGATCGAACCACCATCATCCGTGACGGTCGGTCGATCGAGACGCTCGACATGAAGGATCCCGCCTCGACGCAGGAGCGGATCATCCGCGGCATGGTCGGCCGCGACCTCGCCCACCGCTACCCCGAGCGCACGCCGAACCTCGGCGAAGAGGTGCTGCGCATCGAGAACTGGTCGGTGAGCCATCCCACACAGCCAGGCAGGATCATGGTCGACGACGCCTCTCTGAACGTCAGGGCGGGTGAGGTCGTCGGCATCGCAGGCCTGATGGGCGCCGGACGCACGGAGCTCGCGATGAGCGTGTTCGGCCGCACCTACGGCCGCCACGCGCGCGGCAAGGTCTTCGTGCGCGGCAAAGAGGTCAACACGTCGACCACGAGCGCGGCGATCCGGGCCGGCATCGCGTACGCGACGGAGGATCGCAAGCGATTCGGCCTCAACCTCATCGATGACATCCGCCACAACATCACGATGGCCTCGTTGAGACTGATCAGCCCCGGCGGCTGGATCGACGCGAACCGCGAGCTGCAGGTCGCCGAGCAGTACCGCGCCGAACTCAACATCAAGACCCCCAGCGTTCTGCAGCTCGTCGGCAACCTCTCCGGAGGGAATCAGCAGAAGGTCGTGCTGAGCAAATGGATCCAGACCGCACCCGACGTCCTGATCCTGGACGAACCGACCCGCGGAATCGACGTGGGCGCCAAGTACGAGATCTATACGATCATCAACCGCCTGGCTGCAGAGGGGAAGGCCGTGCTCGTGATCTCCTCGGAGCTCCCCGAGCTCCTCGGCATCTGCGACCGCATCTACACCCTGGCCTTCGGGAGGATCACCGGTGAACTCCCCGCCGCACAGGCCACCCAGGAGAACCTCATGCACCTCATGACCCTTGAAAGGACGGCCACGCGATGA
- a CDS encoding MATE family efflux transporter, with protein sequence MATSLTTGRPWRVILSFSIPLLLGNIVQQMYQFADAVVVGRHLGVESLAAVGATGSLLFLLIGFAWGLTSGFAIPIAQAFGAGDGAAVRRSVATGVILTGITSVVLTIVAPLIAAPVLALLQTPAELMPEATVFTQISFIGASATMFFNYLSAIIRAIGDSRTPLIFLTVSCALNVGLVILMVGPLEWGVGGAALATVVAQAVSVALCLEFVRRRLPMLHLRRADWQVTREDFREHLRLGLPMGFQASIIAIGTLVVQVALNTLGSEAVAAYTTASRVDGLAVAFLSSLGLASSMYAAQNLGGRRPDRIRRGVIEGTWMAIAAGVALGALIIAFGTPMVRLFVGEGSDEVVRLAHLMLIINGCGYWALGVLFVLRGALQGLGHTLIPTVTGVVELVMRVGAALVLGAMIGFEGVALSNPLAWLGAIALLVPAYVRAHRDLGRMPVDPVESTETSTMAIIGPTDGSMVVDALVTQPVRVIKASRFARLKRR encoded by the coding sequence ATGGCCACCTCTCTCACCACGGGCCGCCCGTGGCGTGTCATCCTCTCGTTCTCGATCCCCCTCCTGCTCGGCAACATCGTGCAGCAGATGTACCAGTTCGCCGACGCCGTCGTCGTCGGCCGCCATCTCGGCGTCGAATCCCTCGCGGCCGTCGGTGCCACCGGCAGCCTGCTCTTCCTGCTGATCGGCTTCGCCTGGGGCCTGACCAGCGGCTTCGCGATCCCGATCGCCCAGGCGTTCGGCGCGGGCGACGGCGCGGCCGTGCGTCGTTCGGTCGCGACCGGTGTGATCCTGACCGGCATCACGAGCGTCGTGCTGACGATCGTCGCGCCGCTGATCGCCGCACCCGTGCTCGCTCTGCTGCAGACGCCGGCGGAGCTCATGCCCGAGGCGACGGTCTTCACGCAGATCAGCTTCATCGGCGCGAGCGCGACGATGTTCTTCAACTACCTCTCGGCGATCATCCGGGCCATCGGCGACTCGCGCACGCCCCTGATCTTCCTCACGGTGTCGTGCGCGCTCAACGTCGGTCTCGTCATCCTGATGGTCGGCCCGCTCGAGTGGGGAGTGGGCGGAGCGGCTCTCGCGACGGTCGTCGCCCAGGCCGTCTCGGTCGCGCTCTGCCTCGAGTTCGTGCGTCGCCGCCTGCCGATGCTGCACCTGCGCCGTGCCGACTGGCAGGTCACTCGCGAGGACTTCCGGGAGCACCTGCGCCTCGGACTCCCGATGGGCTTCCAGGCATCGATCATCGCGATCGGGACGCTCGTGGTGCAGGTCGCACTCAACACTCTCGGCTCCGAGGCGGTCGCCGCCTACACGACGGCGTCGCGGGTCGACGGTCTCGCCGTGGCCTTCCTCTCGTCGCTGGGGCTCGCGTCGTCGATGTACGCGGCGCAGAACCTCGGCGGACGTCGCCCCGACCGCATCCGCCGCGGAGTGATCGAGGGCACCTGGATGGCGATCGCCGCCGGTGTGGCACTCGGAGCGCTGATCATCGCGTTCGGGACGCCCATGGTGCGGCTGTTCGTCGGCGAGGGGTCGGACGAGGTCGTCAGGCTCGCGCACCTCATGCTGATCATCAACGGATGCGGATACTGGGCGCTCGGCGTGCTGTTCGTGCTGCGCGGCGCGCTGCAGGGACTCGGCCACACGCTCATCCCCACGGTCACCGGGGTGGTCGAACTCGTGATGCGCGTGGGCGCGGCTCTCGTGCTCGGCGCGATGATCGGCTTCGAGGGCGTGGCGCTCAGCAACCCGCTGGCCTGGCTCGGCGCGATCGCCCTGCTGGTCCCCGCGTACGTGCGCGCCCACCGCGACCTCGGCCGCATGCCGGTGGACCCCGTCGAGTCGACCGAGACATCGACCATGGCGATCATCGGACCGACCGACGGCTCTATGGTCGTCGATGCGCTCGTCACCCAGCCGGTGCGGGTGATCAAGGCGTCGCGTTTCGCGAGGTTGAAGCGCCGCTGA